The Kineothrix sp. MB12-C1 genome includes a window with the following:
- a CDS encoding purine-nucleoside phosphorylase, which translates to MMNANYEKLQKCLESIKEKIDFKPKVAIVLGSGLGDFANTIEVEAELSYSEIEGFPVSTVPGHAGKFIFGHVGNVPVVCMKGRVHFYEGYPISDVVLPIRLMKLMGADTLFLTNASGGVNNEFKAGDLMMITDQISCFAPNPLIGANMDELGTRFPDMSTVYDKELQDILRETAKENHIPMKEGVYLQLTGPSFESPAEIRMIRTLGADAVGMSTVVEAIVANHMGMRICGISCVCNLAAGMTENPLTHEEVQEAADQAAPFFTKLVSEAVKKF; encoded by the coding sequence ATGATGAATGCGAATTATGAAAAATTACAAAAATGCTTGGAAAGTATTAAGGAGAAAATAGATTTTAAGCCGAAGGTGGCTATTGTGCTCGGCTCAGGTCTCGGAGATTTTGCTAACACGATCGAGGTAGAAGCGGAGCTTTCCTACAGTGAAATCGAAGGCTTTCCTGTATCTACGGTTCCGGGACATGCCGGCAAGTTCATTTTCGGCCATGTAGGGAATGTGCCTGTAGTATGTATGAAGGGAAGAGTACATTTTTATGAAGGATATCCGATTTCAGATGTAGTGCTTCCGATTCGTCTGATGAAGTTGATGGGTGCTGATACTTTGTTCTTAACGAATGCTTCCGGCGGTGTGAATAATGAGTTCAAGGCAGGAGATTTAATGATGATTACCGACCAGATTTCTTGCTTTGCTCCGAATCCGCTTATTGGGGCGAATATGGACGAGCTGGGAACTCGTTTTCCGGATATGAGTACTGTATATGATAAGGAGTTACAGGATATTTTAAGGGAGACGGCGAAAGAAAACCACATTCCGATGAAAGAAGGGGTATACTTACAGTTAACAGGTCCCTCCTTCGAGTCGCCGGCGGAAATCCGCATGATTCGTACTTTGGGTGCGGATGCGGTAGGTATGAGTACCGTAGTGGAAGCAATTGTAGCAAATCATATGGGAATGAGAATTTGCGGCATTTCCTGTGTATGCAACCTGGCTGCAGGAATGACGGAGAATCCCTTGACTCACGAAGAAGTACAGGAAGCAGCGGATCAGGCGGCACCATTTTTCACGAAGCTCGTATCCGAAGCAGTAAAGAAATTCTAA
- a CDS encoding cytidine deaminase yields the protein MEQNKIKQLIAKALKAREFSYVPYSHFAVGAALLTKEGDVYSGCNIENAAYGPTNCAERTAFFKAVSEGVKEFAAIAIVGSLQGEEVSGYAAPCGVCRQVMAEFCGPDFDIIVARTTEDYYMKSLKEMLPESFGPANLA from the coding sequence ATAGAACAAAATAAGATAAAGCAATTAATCGCCAAAGCTCTTAAGGCCAGGGAGTTTTCCTATGTGCCATATTCTCATTTTGCGGTAGGGGCAGCTCTTCTTACGAAGGAAGGGGATGTTTATTCGGGTTGCAATATTGAAAATGCTGCCTACGGCCCTACCAACTGCGCGGAGCGGACAGCCTTTTTTAAGGCGGTGAGCGAAGGTGTGAAGGAGTTTGCTGCAATTGCAATTGTCGGATCGTTACAAGGAGAGGAAGTAAGCGGGTATGCTGCTCCTTGTGGTGTATGCCGTCAAGTGATGGCTGAGTTTTGCGGACCGGATTTCGATATTATCGTTGCGAGAACGACAGAGGACTATTATATGAAATCCCTAAAGGAAATGCTGCCGGAGAGTTTTGGACCGGCTAATCTGGCTTGA
- a CDS encoding amidohydrolase — MNIRLWNARILTMEETVPIFEGEIWVQQDRITYVGAGKEEEVPVWDMEIDCERNLLMPGFKNAHTHSGMTLLRSYADDLPLHEWLHGQVFPVEAKMNQEDIYYLTKLAVLEYLTSGVTSIFDMYLTPESIASACSDTGMRCVLTGAVNNFSQSVEQMESWYEKFNEKESLISFLPGFHAEYTSSKELMAQIASLAHRLKAPVYVHLSETKEEVEGCVERYGMTPGIFLDSLGMFEYGGGIYHGVYLTEEEIALFKKKNIHVVTNPGSNTKLASGIAPIQDFLKAGLNVAIGTDGPASNNSLDMFREMFLVTGLAKLREKDASAVDAMEVLKMATVNGARAMCLEDADVLAPGKLADLIMIDLQQPNMQPINNIAKNIVYSGSKQNVKMTMINGRILYRDGKFYVGEEAHDIYEKANEIINRLK, encoded by the coding sequence ATGAATATTCGTTTATGGAATGCGAGAATATTAACGATGGAGGAAACTGTACCGATCTTCGAAGGTGAGATATGGGTACAGCAGGATAGAATTACTTATGTAGGTGCCGGCAAGGAAGAAGAAGTACCTGTATGGGATATGGAGATCGATTGTGAGAGGAACCTTTTAATGCCGGGCTTTAAAAATGCGCATACGCATTCGGGGATGACACTTCTTCGTTCTTATGCGGATGACCTTCCATTGCATGAGTGGCTGCATGGTCAAGTGTTTCCGGTAGAAGCTAAAATGAATCAGGAAGATATTTACTATTTGACGAAGCTGGCGGTGCTGGAATATCTGACAAGCGGAGTTACCTCCATCTTCGATATGTATTTGACGCCGGAATCCATAGCGAGCGCTTGTTCGGACACCGGAATGCGCTGCGTGTTGACCGGAGCAGTTAATAATTTTAGTCAGTCGGTAGAACAGATGGAGTCATGGTATGAAAAATTTAATGAAAAAGAATCTCTCATTAGCTTTCTTCCCGGTTTTCATGCGGAGTATACTTCTTCGAAAGAGTTAATGGCGCAAATTGCTTCTTTAGCGCATCGATTGAAAGCCCCCGTCTATGTACATCTTTCGGAGACGAAAGAGGAAGTGGAAGGATGCGTAGAACGTTATGGTATGACGCCCGGAATCTTCCTCGATTCTCTCGGAATGTTTGAATATGGTGGCGGCATTTATCATGGTGTGTATTTGACAGAAGAAGAAATCGCCCTTTTCAAGAAGAAGAATATCCATGTAGTTACCAATCCCGGTTCGAATACGAAGCTTGCAAGCGGTATCGCACCGATTCAAGATTTCTTAAAAGCAGGGCTCAATGTGGCGATTGGGACAGATGGTCCGGCAAGCAACAATTCTCTGGATATGTTTCGCGAGATGTTCCTGGTTACCGGACTTGCTAAGTTAAGAGAAAAAGATGCTTCAGCGGTAGATGCGATGGAAGTTCTGAAAATGGCCACAGTAAACGGAGCAAGGGCGATGTGTCTTGAAGATGCGGATGTACTGGCACCGGGGAAACTGGCCGATCTTATTATGATCGATTTGCAGCAACCTAATATGCAGCCGATTAATAATATTGCCAAGAATATCGTGTATAGCGGAAGTAAGCAGAATGTGAAGATGACGATGATTAACGGTCGTATTCTTTATCGCGATGGAAAGTTTTATGTGGGGGAAGAAGCACATGATATCTATGAAAAGGCTAATGAAATAATTAACCGCCTTAAATAG
- a CDS encoding MBL fold metallo-hydrolase produces MHDFNGSSHVTEKERNSYKVTYIYHSGFAVELETCVLLFDYYKGELPSWEKEKPIYIFVSHKHGDHFSLKIFDLVSQYDNVHFFLSSDVKLSEKYLEKNHISPAVKEKITTIGKNQKLSFPVVGAETKMIPLTIETLRSTDEGVAFIIEIEGRTLYHAGDLNWWHWEGEPSPFNENMERDYKKEIDDINGRNFDLAFVPLDPRLGDAYGLGMDYFLSHTEAKRIFPMHLWEEYGYIGKYKSTEIGSRFNENIIEISAPGQEFELWNI; encoded by the coding sequence ATGCACGATTTTAATGGATCTTCACATGTAACTGAGAAGGAACGGAACAGTTACAAGGTAACTTATATTTATCACAGCGGATTTGCTGTGGAACTTGAGACTTGTGTTCTCCTATTCGATTATTATAAAGGTGAACTGCCTAGTTGGGAGAAAGAGAAGCCGATATATATATTCGTATCCCATAAGCATGGTGACCATTTCAGTCTTAAAATATTTGACCTGGTCAGTCAATATGACAACGTTCACTTTTTCCTATCGAGCGATGTGAAATTGAGCGAAAAATATCTGGAAAAAAATCATATCTCCCCTGCCGTGAAGGAGAAAATAACTACGATTGGGAAAAATCAGAAGCTATCTTTTCCGGTTGTAGGAGCTGAAACGAAGATGATTCCCTTAACAATCGAGACCTTACGCTCTACCGATGAAGGAGTGGCCTTTATTATAGAGATAGAAGGAAGAACACTGTATCATGCAGGTGATTTAAATTGGTGGCACTGGGAAGGGGAACCATCTCCTTTTAATGAGAATATGGAGAGGGACTATAAAAAAGAGATCGATGATATAAATGGAAGGAATTTTGATTTAGCCTTTGTGCCGCTCGATCCAAGGCTCGGAGACGCTTACGGGCTTGGCATGGATTATTTTCTCTCCCATACAGAAGCAAAACGGATTTTCCCTATGCATTTGTGGGAGGAATACGGCTATATAGGAAAGTATAAAAGCACAGAAATCGGTAGCAGATTTAATGAAAATATTATTGAGATTTCTGCACCGGGACAGGAATTTGAATTATGGAATATATAG
- a CDS encoding MutS-related protein, with amino-acid sequence MEYIVFALTVLVFLLLIMAKGIWDEKRKKAEFIRWLHENYGALPRQTAQTVEDTSRIAGYFKKHGKEDFWIDDITWNDLNMDAVFRQMNYAYSAAGEEYLYYLLRSPRQKVGELKRMEEHVRIFMENKESRIQYQIFFAEAGKTGKYSIYDYLDHLELLGERKNTTHYLGNLLLLASIVLMFASVPVGVTLLLTVICWNIITYFRVKGEIEPYIISFSYILRLLRSAKRMSKLPMEGFEGEFEELKNCLKRMNKFQAGSYIIMSPGRMNASNNPIELLLDYIRMTFHLDLIKFNNMLAEVRKNKEIIDRLLSLSGYMEAVIAIGAYRASLSSYCLPELTEERTLRMENVYHPLIEHPVKNSIDTERGVLLTGSNASGKSTFLRTVAINAILAQTIHTCLADYYRGTLCRVLSSMSLKDDLAGGDSYYIVEIKSLKRILNQAAEQGCQILCFVDEVLRGTNTVERIAASTQILKSLSKDNVICFAATHDIELTYLLEEKYNNFHFEEEIREDDVVFNYRLMEGRATTRNAIKLLRVMGYEENIILDAEGLAEHFLQSGVWTK; translated from the coding sequence ATGGAATATATAGTATTTGCCTTGACGGTACTTGTTTTTCTTTTGTTGATTATGGCCAAGGGGATTTGGGATGAGAAAAGAAAAAAGGCTGAGTTTATTCGATGGCTTCATGAAAACTATGGAGCGCTTCCCAGGCAGACAGCACAGACCGTGGAAGATACCTCAAGGATTGCCGGTTACTTTAAAAAGCACGGTAAGGAAGACTTTTGGATCGATGATATTACGTGGAATGATTTAAATATGGATGCCGTGTTCCGACAAATGAACTACGCTTATTCTGCGGCAGGGGAGGAATATTTATATTATCTTCTGCGCAGTCCGAGGCAAAAAGTAGGAGAGCTTAAGCGGATGGAAGAGCACGTACGCATTTTCATGGAGAATAAAGAGAGCCGAATACAATACCAGATATTTTTTGCAGAGGCGGGAAAGACTGGAAAGTATTCTATTTATGACTATTTGGACCATTTAGAGCTTCTCGGGGAGAGGAAAAATACTACTCATTATCTCGGGAACCTGCTCCTCTTAGCTTCTATAGTATTGATGTTTGCGTCAGTTCCTGTGGGTGTCACTCTTTTACTGACTGTTATTTGTTGGAATATTATCACTTATTTTAGGGTAAAGGGTGAAATTGAACCTTATATTATAAGCTTCAGCTATATTCTGAGATTGCTGCGAAGTGCAAAACGTATGAGTAAGCTGCCGATGGAAGGGTTCGAGGGGGAGTTTGAGGAATTGAAAAACTGCCTTAAGAGGATGAATAAATTTCAAGCCGGTTCTTATATTATTATGTCGCCCGGCAGAATGAATGCATCCAATAATCCGATTGAGCTTCTGCTCGATTATATACGTATGACCTTTCATTTAGATTTGATAAAGTTCAATAATATGCTGGCAGAAGTAAGGAAAAATAAAGAAATAATCGACCGTTTGCTTTCTCTTAGCGGATATATGGAGGCGGTGATTGCCATCGGTGCATACCGCGCATCTTTGTCCTCTTACTGTTTGCCGGAACTAACGGAGGAAAGGACACTTCGGATGGAGAATGTGTATCATCCGTTAATTGAACATCCGGTTAAAAACAGTATTGATACGGAGCGGGGCGTACTGCTTACAGGATCTAACGCTTCCGGTAAGTCAACCTTTTTAAGGACGGTGGCGATCAATGCCATTTTAGCGCAGACCATTCATACTTGCCTTGCGGATTATTATAGGGGGACTCTATGCCGCGTCCTTTCTTCCATGTCACTTAAGGATGACCTGGCCGGCGGGGACAGCTATTATATTGTTGAAATTAAGTCATTGAAGAGAATTCTGAATCAAGCGGCAGAACAGGGCTGTCAAATACTTTGTTTTGTAGATGAGGTACTTCGGGGAACGAACACGGTGGAGCGTATTGCGGCATCCACTCAGATTTTAAAAAGCCTTTCCAAAGACAATGTCATTTGTTTTGCGGCAACTCACGATATCGAATTAACTTATCTTTTGGAAGAGAAATATAACAACTTCCACTTTGAAGAAGAAATAAGAGAGGATGACGTAGTGTTCAACTATCGTCTGATGGAAGGACGGGCGACAACAAGAAATGCTATCAAGCTTTTGCGCGTTATGGGATATGAAGAGAATATTATTCTGGATGCAGAAGGGCTGGCAGAACACTTTTTACAAAGTGGTGTGTGGACAAAATAA
- the rnhA gene encoding ribonuclease HI: MKVTIYTDGAARGNPEGPGGYGTVLQYIDAKGMLHEREYSAGYKKTTNNRMELMAVIIGLEALTKPCEVEVISDSKYVTDAFNQHWIDGWLKKNWKTSTNKPVKNIDLWKRLLAAKGQHLVTFTWVKGHDGHPENERCDMLATTAADGSELLDDYVQEMV; the protein is encoded by the coding sequence ATGAAGGTAACAATTTATACGGACGGAGCAGCAAGGGGGAATCCGGAAGGACCTGGAGGCTATGGAACGGTATTGCAATATATTGATGCAAAAGGAATGCTGCATGAGAGGGAATATTCGGCAGGATATAAGAAAACGACGAATAACCGAATGGAGCTAATGGCAGTTATTATCGGCCTGGAGGCACTCACTAAACCTTGTGAGGTAGAGGTTATCTCTGATTCCAAATATGTAACTGATGCCTTTAACCAGCACTGGATTGATGGCTGGCTTAAGAAGAACTGGAAGACAAGTACAAATAAACCGGTGAAGAATATAGATCTATGGAAGCGCTTATTGGCAGCAAAAGGACAGCACCTGGTGACCTTTACATGGGTAAAGGGGCATGATGGCCATCCGGAAAACGAACGGTGTGATATGCTGGCGACAACGGCAGCTGATGGAAGTGAACTGCTTGACGATTATGTACAGGAAATGGTATGA
- a CDS encoding YjjG family noncanonical pyrimidine nucleotidase, with protein MGTFKIILWDVDQTLLDFKKSESYAVAHCFEQFGLTATEEIIELYSGINESFWKRIEKGEIAKKDALIERFCTLFDKVGIKNINPEVFQEKYADALGSVYYFQDDSYELLKSLKGRYRQYLVTNGISYTQRKKLGLSGFDQLVEDIFVSEEIGVPKPQKEYFDYCFSRIPDFRLEQTIIVGDSLSSDMLGGNQAGITTCWYNPNGFKNNSDIKIDYEIRNLQEIKTIL; from the coding sequence ATGGGAACATTTAAGATTATATTATGGGATGTGGATCAGACTCTGCTCGATTTCAAAAAGTCGGAAAGCTATGCAGTTGCACATTGTTTTGAGCAATTTGGGCTGACAGCTACGGAAGAAATAATCGAATTATATTCAGGAATTAATGAAAGCTTTTGGAAACGTATTGAAAAGGGGGAAATCGCCAAAAAAGATGCGCTCATAGAACGCTTTTGTACTTTGTTCGATAAAGTTGGGATAAAGAATATAAATCCGGAAGTATTTCAAGAAAAATATGCTGATGCTTTAGGAAGTGTATATTACTTTCAGGATGATTCTTATGAGTTATTAAAGAGCTTAAAGGGACGTTATCGGCAATATCTTGTTACGAATGGGATTTCTTATACACAGAGGAAGAAGTTGGGTTTATCCGGATTTGATCAACTCGTCGAAGATATCTTCGTATCGGAAGAGATCGGAGTACCTAAGCCGCAGAAAGAATACTTTGATTATTGTTTCTCACGTATTCCTGATTTTAGATTGGAGCAAACGATTATTGTAGGTGATTCCTTAAGCAGCGATATGTTGGGCGGCAATCAGGCCGGAATTACAACTTGCTGGTATAATCCGAATGGCTTTAAGAATAATTCCGATATAAAAATTGATTATGAGATCAGAAATTTACAAGAAATCAAAACAATTTTATAA
- the nrdD gene encoding anaerobic ribonucleoside-triphosphate reductase has protein sequence MDRDVVVEFDYGEAFKPPREVKVIKKDGSLEAFNVQKVVDAVGKSAYRALTKFTEEEKQHICKYVVDKVMGLGQDEIPIPIMHNIVEKALEDIKPIVAKSYRDYRNYKQDFVRMMDDVYKKSQSIMYVGDKENANTDSALVSTKRSLIFNQFNKELYQKFFMTTEEIQACRDGYIYVHDMSARRDTMNCCLFDVANVLTGGFEMGNIWYNEPKSLDVAFDVIGDIVLSAASQQYGGFTVPEVDKILEPYAEKTYKNSLEKYQRLGISEEKAMEEANADVLREFEQGFQGWEYKFNTVASSRGDYPFITVTAGIGTGRFAKLATICLLDVRRKGQGKKGCKKPVLFPKIVFLYDENLHGPGKELEDVFEAGVRCSAKTMYPDWLSLTGKGYIASMYKQYNKVISPMGCRAFLSPWYERGGMNPADDKDTPIFVGRFNIGAVSLHLPMILAKARQESRDFYEVLDYYLNLIRQLHRRTYAYLGEMRASTNPLAYCEGGFLGGNLKLSDKIKPILKAATASFGITAFNELQELYNGKSLVEDGQFALEVLEHINKRVMEYKQADGNLYAVYGTPAENLCGLQVKQFRAKYGIVEGVSDKEYVSNSFHCHVTEDITPIEKQDLEYRFWELTNGGKIQYVKYPIDYNMEAIKTLIRRAMDMGFYEGVNLSLAYCDDCGHQELEMDVCPNCGSKNLTKIDRMNGYLSYSRVHGDTRLNDAKMAEIAERKSM, from the coding sequence ATGGACAGGGATGTTGTAGTGGAATTTGATTATGGCGAAGCATTTAAGCCGCCAAGAGAAGTAAAAGTCATTAAAAAAGACGGAAGCCTGGAAGCATTCAACGTACAGAAGGTAGTGGATGCAGTAGGTAAAAGTGCATACCGTGCATTGACGAAGTTTACGGAAGAAGAAAAGCAGCATATTTGTAAATATGTGGTGGATAAAGTAATGGGGTTGGGACAGGATGAAATCCCGATTCCGATTATGCATAATATCGTGGAGAAGGCTTTGGAAGATATTAAGCCGATCGTTGCCAAGAGTTACCGTGATTACCGCAATTATAAGCAGGATTTCGTGCGCATGATGGACGATGTATATAAGAAGAGCCAATCCATTATGTATGTGGGAGACAAGGAGAATGCTAATACGGATAGTGCTCTTGTATCCACTAAGAGAAGTCTTATTTTCAATCAGTTCAATAAGGAATTGTATCAGAAGTTCTTTATGACGACGGAGGAGATCCAGGCATGCCGCGATGGTTATATTTACGTCCATGATATGTCGGCTCGCCGTGATACGATGAATTGTTGTCTTTTCGATGTGGCTAATGTTCTGACCGGCGGCTTCGAGATGGGAAATATATGGTATAACGAGCCTAAGTCTCTGGACGTGGCGTTCGATGTTATTGGTGATATCGTATTGAGCGCGGCCAGCCAGCAGTATGGCGGTTTCACGGTACCGGAAGTCGATAAGATTTTAGAACCCTATGCGGAGAAAACTTATAAAAATAGCTTAGAGAAATATCAAAGACTTGGTATTAGTGAAGAAAAGGCTATGGAAGAAGCGAATGCGGATGTGTTGCGCGAATTCGAACAAGGATTTCAGGGATGGGAATATAAATTTAATACCGTAGCGAGCAGCCGTGGTGATTATCCTTTCATTACGGTAACTGCAGGTATCGGTACGGGACGTTTTGCTAAACTGGCGACAATCTGTTTATTGGATGTAAGAAGAAAAGGGCAGGGGAAGAAGGGCTGTAAGAAGCCGGTACTGTTCCCTAAGATCGTATTTTTATATGATGAGAACCTTCATGGACCGGGCAAGGAACTCGAGGATGTTTTTGAAGCAGGCGTAAGATGTTCCGCTAAGACAATGTATCCTGATTGGCTGAGCCTCACCGGAAAAGGGTATATTGCCAGCATGTATAAGCAATATAATAAAGTGATTTCACCTATGGGTTGCCGTGCCTTTTTATCTCCTTGGTATGAAAGGGGGGGAATGAATCCTGCGGATGATAAGGATACTCCTATATTCGTAGGCCGTTTCAATATCGGTGCAGTATCTTTGCACCTTCCGATGATTCTCGCTAAAGCAAGGCAGGAAAGTAGAGATTTCTATGAGGTATTAGATTACTATTTGAATCTGATTCGTCAGCTCCATAGGCGTACCTATGCCTATTTGGGAGAAATGAGAGCCTCTACCAATCCTCTGGCATATTGTGAAGGAGGATTCCTCGGCGGTAATTTGAAGCTTTCAGATAAAATTAAGCCTATTTTAAAAGCGGCAACAGCAAGCTTCGGAATTACGGCATTCAATGAATTGCAGGAACTGTACAATGGAAAATCGCTGGTAGAGGATGGTCAATTTGCTCTTGAAGTATTAGAACACATCAATAAGAGAGTGATGGAATACAAGCAGGCGGATGGCAATCTGTATGCGGTATATGGCACGCCGGCAGAAAACTTATGCGGTCTGCAGGTAAAGCAGTTCCGTGCAAAATACGGTATTGTGGAAGGGGTATCGGATAAGGAATATGTTTCCAACAGTTTCCATTGCCATGTGACGGAAGATATTACGCCGATTGAAAAGCAAGATTTGGAATACCGATTCTGGGAATTGACCAATGGCGGCAAAATTCAATATGTGAAATATCCGATCGATTACAATATGGAAGCCATTAAGACGTTGATTCGAAGAGCCATGGATATGGGCTTCTATGAAGGGGTGAACTTGTCCTTAGCGTATTGTGATGACTGTGGTCATCAGGAGCTGGAAATGGATGTATGCCCTAATTGCGGAAGCAAAAATCTGACGAAGATTGACCGTATGAACGGTTACTTGTCCTATTCTCGTGTGCATGGAGATACAAGACTTAACGATGCGAAAATGGCAGAAATTGCGGAAAGGAAGAGTATGTAA
- the nrdG gene encoding anaerobic ribonucleoside-triphosphate reductase activating protein, which translates to MRYHNITKDDMLNGDGLRVVLWVSGCAHCCRECHNSVTWDPDGGLLFDDNAKKEIFEQLDKSYISGITFSGGDPLHVANRSDVREFMKEIKEKYPTKTIWLYTGDSWEDIYHYPLLQFVDVLVDGEFKVELKDPKLLWKGSSNQRVIDVKRSLLKEDANIPVLHCENYSS; encoded by the coding sequence ATGAGATATCATAATATAACCAAGGACGATATGCTGAATGGGGACGGTCTTCGGGTCGTTTTATGGGTCTCTGGCTGTGCGCACTGTTGCAGGGAATGCCACAATTCTGTTACTTGGGATCCGGATGGAGGGCTGCTTTTCGATGACAATGCAAAAAAAGAAATCTTCGAGCAGTTGGACAAATCCTATATTTCCGGTATTACTTTTTCAGGAGGCGATCCGTTGCATGTGGCCAACCGCTCGGATGTACGCGAATTCATGAAGGAGATTAAGGAGAAATATCCGACGAAAACTATCTGGCTCTATACCGGAGATTCGTGGGAGGATATCTATCACTATCCGCTTCTTCAGTTTGTGGATGTGCTTGTGGACGGCGAGTTCAAGGTAGAGTTAAAAGATCCTAAGCTTCTGTGGAAGGGGAGCAGCAACCAGAGAGTAATCGATGTGAAGCGCAGTTTGTTGAAGGAAGATGCGAACATCCCGGTCCTTCACTGTGAAAACTATTCCAGCTAA
- a CDS encoding dUTP diphosphatase gives MKTIKIKYFTDEIDKLTYIEGKSDWIDLRAAQAVDLKAGEFKLIPLGVAMELPKGYEAHIVPRSSTFKNFGIIQTNHQGVVDCSYCGDNDQWFMPAYALRDTHISVNERICQFRIVENQPIVHFEEMESLGNEDRGGIGSTGKQ, from the coding sequence GTGAAAACGATAAAAATTAAATATTTTACGGATGAAATTGACAAATTAACTTATATTGAGGGAAAATCCGATTGGATTGATCTACGTGCCGCTCAGGCTGTAGACTTAAAGGCGGGGGAATTCAAGTTAATTCCCCTCGGTGTGGCAATGGAACTTCCGAAAGGTTATGAAGCACACATTGTACCAAGGAGCAGCACTTTTAAAAATTTTGGTATTATTCAGACCAATCATCAGGGTGTAGTTGACTGCTCCTATTGCGGAGATAATGATCAATGGTTTATGCCCGCATATGCTCTTAGAGATACACATATTTCAGTAAATGAAAGAATTTGTCAGTTTCGTATCGTAGAAAATCAGCCAATAGTGCATTTCGAAGAAATGGAATCTCTTGGAAATGAAGATAGAGGCGGAATCGGCAGTACAGGGAAACAATAA